In Actinoplanes derwentensis, the following proteins share a genomic window:
- a CDS encoding tyrosinase family oxidase copper chaperone, translating to MADVKRRDVLRYGAAGATTAATALVGAQALASPDTPATKSNKPAAPYARGVPRKGEPRDFDEFYKGKRIQGRYNMGALSTLGSVTSLGGALTTTLGIAGQNELYINDRALALTAIPTMFFPTDGRRPYVGIGLISAINHYDPVELELDPNCLRKLVKKVVDVLGDLELSSGAAQEHTH from the coding sequence ATGGCTGATGTGAAACGTCGCGACGTTCTGCGCTACGGCGCTGCCGGAGCCACCACCGCTGCGACCGCGCTGGTCGGAGCGCAAGCCCTGGCCAGCCCGGACACCCCGGCTACCAAGTCCAACAAGCCGGCCGCTCCATACGCCAGGGGGGTCCCCCGCAAGGGCGAGCCACGGGACTTCGACGAGTTCTACAAGGGTAAACGGATTCAGGGCCGGTACAACATGGGTGCCCTGTCCACCCTCGGCAGTGTGACCAGTCTGGGTGGCGCTCTCACCACCACACTCGGGATCGCCGGGCAGAACGAGCTGTACATCAACGACCGGGCGCTCGCGCTCACCGCCATCCCCACCATGTTCTTCCCCACCGACGGCCGGCGGCCGTACGTGGGAATCGGTTTGATCAGCGCGATCAATCACTATGACCCGGTCGAACTCGAACTGGACCCGAACTGTCTCCGGAAACTGGTCAAGAAGGTCGTCGACGTTCTGGGGGATCTCGAACTCAGCAGCGGGGCCGCGCAGGAGCACACGCACTGA
- a CDS encoding tyrosinase family protein: MAVRKSIAAMTSPERTAFANALRQLKTTSVNGRNYNWYIDQHITYFARTGDNISHAHQSPSFFPWHREYLRLLELDLQTVTGDSNMFLPYWDWTLSASPFTADFCGAITNGSVNSGNFSPNWGWPMYRSSINTNFLQRRLGQGASRPTAGNVNNVQNFTVYDQSPWNGGVSNSYRNRNEIELHNRVHNYVGGHMGTREAPNDPVFWLHHCNIDRLWWLWQQNRGVDTYQPRTGTTSGVIDNTEAMQPFGAGRTPSAVRDIAVLGYSYL; encoded by the coding sequence ATGGCCGTCCGTAAGAGCATCGCCGCGATGACGAGCCCGGAGAGGACCGCGTTCGCCAACGCTCTCCGGCAGCTCAAGACCACGTCCGTGAACGGGCGTAACTACAACTGGTACATCGACCAGCACATCACGTACTTCGCCCGTACCGGCGACAACATCAGTCACGCGCATCAGTCGCCGTCCTTCTTCCCGTGGCACCGCGAGTACCTGCGACTGCTGGAACTTGACCTGCAGACGGTCACCGGCGACTCGAACATGTTCCTGCCCTACTGGGACTGGACGTTGTCGGCCTCGCCGTTCACCGCCGACTTCTGCGGCGCGATCACCAACGGCAGCGTCAATTCCGGCAACTTCAGCCCGAACTGGGGCTGGCCGATGTACCGGAGCAGCATCAACACCAACTTCCTGCAGCGCCGTCTCGGGCAGGGCGCCAGCCGCCCCACCGCGGGCAACGTCAACAACGTGCAGAACTTCACCGTGTACGACCAGTCGCCGTGGAACGGCGGGGTCTCCAACAGCTACCGAAACCGCAACGAGATCGAGTTGCACAACCGGGTGCACAACTACGTCGGCGGGCACATGGGCACCCGGGAGGCCCCCAACGACCCGGTGTTCTGGCTGCACCACTGCAACATCGACCGCCTGTGGTGGCTCTGGCAGCAGAACCGCGGCGTCGACACCTACCAGCCGCGGACCGGAACCACCTCGGGCGTCATCGACAACACCGAGGCGATGCAGCCGTTCGGCGCGGGCCGCACCCCGTCGGCGGTCCGGGACATCGCCGTGCTGGGTTACAGCTACCTCTGA
- a CDS encoding S28 family serine protease has product MRLRIAAAAGALLMALSPATAARAADDPLLDQLTGVPGLTVVSETQGTGYRFFVLTFRQPADHRHPGQGTFEQRVTLLHRSQTQPMVLSTNGYGLAASPRPTQTEPTALLGANQVSVEHRFFTPSRPAPADWSDLNIWQEATDEHRIVSAVKSLYPTRWIQTGGSKGGMTSVYHRRFYPDDVDGVVAYVAPDDKINPEDRAYDRFFATVGTPQCRADLDEVQRQALLRRDRLVPRVEAAAAENGWTFSRTIGTADRSFEMTVLDTVWAFWQYSLLADCAGVPKSTATDDELYDWIDSVAGWSFYTDQSLEYYWPYYYQAASQLGWPSLKFEHLRKLRAYPGLYTANASLPKELRRPHNPLPMIDVDLWVRTQSSRMLFIYGENDPWGAERFTPSKRDSALFVAPGANHGANIARLTPADNAAATALLRRWAGVTPALASNAVDLPLDDQLGDRRRLS; this is encoded by the coding sequence GTGAGACTTCGCATCGCGGCCGCTGCCGGCGCCCTCCTGATGGCCCTCTCCCCCGCCACCGCCGCCCGCGCCGCCGACGATCCGCTGCTGGACCAGCTGACCGGCGTACCCGGCCTGACCGTCGTCTCGGAGACCCAGGGCACCGGCTACCGGTTCTTCGTGCTCACCTTCCGGCAGCCCGCCGACCACCGCCACCCCGGTCAGGGCACCTTCGAGCAGCGGGTCACCCTGTTGCACCGGTCGCAGACCCAGCCGATGGTGCTGTCCACCAACGGTTACGGCCTGGCCGCCAGCCCGCGCCCGACGCAGACCGAGCCGACCGCGCTGCTCGGTGCCAACCAGGTGTCGGTCGAGCACCGCTTCTTCACCCCGTCCCGGCCCGCGCCCGCCGACTGGTCCGACCTGAACATCTGGCAGGAGGCCACCGACGAGCACCGGATCGTCAGCGCGGTCAAGAGCCTCTACCCGACCCGCTGGATCCAGACCGGCGGCAGCAAGGGCGGCATGACGTCGGTCTACCACCGGCGGTTCTACCCGGACGACGTCGACGGCGTGGTCGCCTACGTGGCTCCCGACGACAAGATCAACCCCGAGGATCGGGCGTACGACCGGTTCTTCGCCACCGTCGGCACCCCGCAGTGCCGGGCCGATCTCGACGAGGTCCAGCGGCAGGCCCTGCTCCGGCGCGACCGGCTGGTTCCCCGGGTGGAGGCCGCCGCGGCCGAGAACGGCTGGACGTTCTCCCGGACGATCGGCACCGCGGACCGCTCGTTCGAGATGACGGTCCTGGACACGGTGTGGGCGTTCTGGCAGTACAGCCTGCTGGCCGACTGCGCCGGCGTGCCGAAGTCAACAGCGACGGACGACGAGTTGTACGACTGGATCGACTCGGTGGCCGGGTGGAGCTTCTACACCGACCAGTCCCTGGAGTACTACTGGCCGTACTACTACCAGGCGGCCTCCCAGCTGGGCTGGCCGAGCCTGAAGTTCGAGCACCTGCGCAAGCTGCGCGCGTACCCCGGCCTGTACACCGCGAACGCGTCCCTGCCGAAGGAACTGCGCCGGCCGCACAACCCGTTGCCGATGATCGACGTGGACCTCTGGGTGCGTACCCAATCGTCTCGAATGTTGTTCATCTACGGCGAGAACGATCCGTGGGGCGCCGAGCGATTCACCCCCAGCAAGCGTGACTCGGCCCTGTTCGTGGCCCCCGGCGCCAACCACGGCGCGAACATCGCCCGGCTGACCCCCGCCGACAACGCCGCGGCCACCGCGTTGCTGCGCCGCTGGGCCGGGGTGACTCCGGCCCTGGCCTCGAACGCCGTCGACCTGCCCCTGGACGACCAGTTGGGGGACCGCCGGCGCCTGAGCTGA
- a CDS encoding DUF2750 domain-containing protein: protein MASDDISRREAEQLLKLDGEARVARTFEAIADKGALWVWGDEGDILFTEDGRRRNLLPIWPYATVARLENEGDVDGEHAIRISVDVFLKEWFPQLDEDDADIAIFPSEEVNAAVLTLAEFRARVKPARR from the coding sequence GTGGCATCGGATGACATCTCGCGCCGTGAGGCGGAGCAGCTGCTCAAGCTCGACGGCGAGGCCCGGGTCGCCCGGACCTTCGAGGCGATCGCCGACAAAGGCGCCCTGTGGGTGTGGGGCGACGAGGGCGACATCCTGTTCACCGAGGACGGCCGCCGGCGCAACCTGCTCCCGATCTGGCCGTACGCCACCGTCGCCCGCCTCGAGAACGAAGGCGACGTGGACGGCGAACACGCCATCCGGATCAGCGTCGACGTCTTCCTGAAAGAGTGGTTCCCCCAACTCGACGAGGACGACGCCGACATCGCGATCTTCCCGTCCGAGGAGGTCAACGCGGCCGTGCTCACCCTCGCCGAGTTCCGCGCCCGGGTGAAACCGGCCCGCCGCTGA
- a CDS encoding PPOX class F420-dependent oxidoreductase: MSAGAAFAGTKQISLTTYRKDGTAISTPVWHVVEGDTVTVISEADAWKVRRIRNNPQVAVTVCDIRGKVPDGATAVPGTARILDEQESRAARDLIARRYLTSRVGNWFATVFRVKRKPIVGIVITL, from the coding sequence ATGAGTGCTGGGGCGGCGTTCGCCGGGACCAAACAGATCAGCCTGACCACCTATCGCAAGGACGGCACGGCCATCTCGACGCCGGTCTGGCATGTCGTCGAGGGGGACACCGTGACCGTCATCTCCGAAGCGGACGCGTGGAAGGTTCGGCGGATCCGCAACAATCCGCAGGTTGCCGTCACCGTCTGCGACATCCGGGGCAAGGTCCCGGACGGGGCGACGGCGGTTCCCGGCACGGCCCGGATCCTCGATGAGCAGGAGAGCCGGGCGGCCCGGGACCTCATCGCCCGCCGTTACCTGACGTCCCGGGTGGGGAACTGGTTCGCCACGGTGTTCCGGGTCAAACGTAAGCCGATCGTCGGCATCGTCATCACGCTCTGA
- a CDS encoding DUF4132 domain-containing protein, whose product MVEEPAGAEPTVMAWRDGERELWWSRAAALEHGLERDDWVTAVRGAVNLSDLAPEQVPWLFAKGPETVARALLGKSAYLRHHQRADLGRVAAARFELDATAYVLAEAAENPDRLGLLVLPFRGPEVAALVAGWLRHLGSARLWARLWLDRHPECAVRALVPVAAGKPGRARQNAEAALRFLSAAGHGPIMTRSGEQALLPAGKNRMVLEQLPEIRTVTGGIMPEDHVARLVTALTRSSLDDPPEPAPGDADRPVPLVVESSAAAQPAVRAPEKELAELIASADRASLAGFGRAMLDQWVTAGMAPAESWVLLAQAHLGDDATMDVLAPLVRSWPAKSRHARAVDGFAVLATVGSEVALRHLLAIEANMSGGPTNERATVYLTQAAAARGLSVTGLADRLAITHGLETGVRVDYGSRSFRVHADEHLVAHVVNADGRMLARPPKPGVKDVKPAAYQQFLQFKKDLRATAVAQAGRLERDMVHRRLRPARDLPGVLLPHPVLGPIARRLLWGEFDGRRLVRALRIAEDGSFADLHDDSADVSADARLGIVHPADLGADLDRWAQIFADYEIVAPFPQLGRAMVALTEEQRAATGLPGSGTLNAERLLALMRNRWHGDGFHINSRVHNRLARKLPGGLTLLAELSPGMPASAYLTTGEHAITEIWVDEAWSDHWHPFRRTAIGEVDPVALSEALVELYAARV is encoded by the coding sequence GTGGTCGAGGAGCCGGCCGGTGCCGAGCCGACCGTGATGGCGTGGCGCGACGGCGAGCGGGAACTGTGGTGGTCGCGGGCTGCGGCGCTGGAGCACGGACTCGAACGCGACGACTGGGTCACCGCGGTGCGCGGTGCGGTCAACCTCTCGGACCTGGCGCCGGAGCAGGTGCCGTGGCTGTTCGCGAAGGGGCCGGAGACGGTGGCGCGGGCTCTGCTGGGCAAGTCGGCGTATCTCCGGCATCACCAGCGAGCCGATCTGGGCCGGGTGGCGGCGGCCCGGTTCGAACTGGACGCGACGGCGTACGTGCTGGCCGAGGCGGCGGAGAACCCGGACCGGCTGGGTCTGCTGGTGTTGCCGTTTCGGGGGCCGGAGGTGGCGGCGCTGGTCGCGGGCTGGCTGCGGCATCTGGGTTCGGCGCGACTGTGGGCGCGGCTGTGGCTGGACCGGCATCCGGAGTGTGCGGTTCGGGCGCTGGTTCCGGTGGCGGCGGGCAAGCCGGGCCGGGCGCGGCAGAACGCGGAGGCGGCCCTGCGGTTCCTGTCGGCGGCCGGTCACGGTCCGATCATGACCAGAAGCGGAGAACAAGCCCTGCTCCCGGCCGGTAAGAACCGGATGGTCCTGGAGCAGCTGCCGGAGATCCGGACGGTCACGGGCGGGATCATGCCGGAGGATCACGTCGCCCGGCTGGTCACCGCGCTGACCAGGTCGAGTCTGGATGACCCGCCGGAGCCGGCTCCGGGTGACGCGGACCGGCCGGTGCCGCTGGTGGTGGAGTCGTCGGCGGCGGCCCAGCCGGCGGTGCGCGCGCCGGAGAAGGAGCTGGCCGAGCTGATCGCAAGTGCCGACCGGGCGAGTCTGGCCGGGTTCGGGCGGGCGATGCTGGACCAGTGGGTGACCGCCGGGATGGCACCCGCGGAGTCCTGGGTGCTGCTCGCGCAGGCGCACCTGGGCGACGACGCCACGATGGATGTCCTGGCGCCGCTGGTGCGGTCGTGGCCGGCGAAGAGCCGGCATGCCCGCGCGGTCGACGGCTTCGCCGTGCTGGCCACGGTCGGGTCGGAGGTGGCGCTGCGGCATCTGCTGGCGATCGAGGCGAACATGTCGGGCGGGCCGACCAACGAGCGGGCCACCGTCTACCTGACGCAGGCCGCGGCGGCGCGTGGGCTGTCGGTGACGGGGCTCGCGGACCGGCTGGCGATCACGCACGGTCTGGAGACCGGGGTGAGGGTCGACTACGGGTCGCGGTCGTTCCGGGTGCACGCCGACGAGCATCTGGTCGCCCATGTGGTGAACGCCGACGGGCGGATGCTGGCCCGCCCGCCGAAACCGGGCGTGAAGGATGTCAAGCCCGCGGCATACCAGCAGTTTCTGCAGTTCAAGAAGGATCTGCGGGCGACCGCCGTGGCGCAGGCCGGGCGGCTGGAACGGGACATGGTCCACCGGCGGCTGCGGCCGGCACGGGACCTGCCGGGCGTACTGCTGCCACATCCGGTCCTGGGCCCGATCGCACGGCGGCTGTTGTGGGGTGAGTTCGACGGCCGGCGCCTGGTCCGGGCACTGCGGATCGCTGAGGACGGCAGTTTCGCCGACCTGCACGACGACTCCGCCGACGTCAGCGCGGACGCGCGGCTGGGTATCGTGCACCCGGCCGACCTGGGCGCGGATCTGGACAGGTGGGCGCAGATCTTCGCCGACTACGAGATCGTGGCACCGTTTCCGCAGCTCGGCCGGGCGATGGTGGCGCTCACCGAGGAGCAGCGGGCGGCGACCGGGCTGCCGGGGTCCGGCACGCTGAACGCCGAGCGGCTTCTCGCTCTGATGCGCAACCGCTGGCACGGCGACGGATTCCACATCAACAGCCGGGTGCACAACAGGCTCGCCCGGAAGTTGCCCGGCGGGCTGACCCTGCTGGCCGAGCTGTCGCCGGGCATGCCGGCCTCCGCCTACCTGACGACCGGCGAGCACGCGATCACCGAGATCTGGGTGGACGAGGCGTGGTCGGACCACTGGCACCCGTTCCGTCGTACGGCGATCGGCGAAGTTGATCCTGTTGCTTTGTCGGAGGCGCTGGTCGAGCTGTATGCGGCACGGGTCTGA
- the murJ gene encoding murein biosynthesis integral membrane protein MurJ translates to MALATLASRVAGFVRIIVLAAALGLGTRLLDTYNVANTLPNQVYELVVGGTMASIVVPLLTRATINEADGGVLYTQRLLSLIVYVLSVMTVVAIVAAPLLIDLYAPGFTAEQRDLAIVFSRYFFPQILFYGISATAAAVLQIRGLFGAPAWAPLVNSVIVIAVGLTYAAVGGSTSTTLGDGHLLLLSLGTTAGVFAQMTLVVWSLRRSGFPIRLHLDPRGIGIRQIGKLGLWVLLAVVTQQILVAAATRAASWSGFGGITAFQYANAIFQVPFAVVAVSIMTAMLPRLSQYAARDEHNRVVTGLSRAVRTALVVMAPIAAAFMLLGPQIAIVLFDHGNSDPATVRVLGLVLAAYGLTLVPFTSYMILQRGLYALQDTRTAAVITAVVAAVGVLGCAIAGWLLPAGDIVIGIPVAYAAAYLTGLNLTAIVLRRRLGYIDGKRLIRTHARVFAAVVVAVACAGLAFWGLRPVVDASAWTGALITGLVAALAGGLGYLAAGRLLRLAELRHLLNAALPGIRTW, encoded by the coding sequence CTGGCCCTCGCGACGCTCGCCTCACGGGTGGCCGGGTTCGTTCGTATCATCGTGCTCGCCGCCGCTCTGGGGCTCGGCACCCGGCTGCTGGACACCTACAACGTGGCCAACACGTTGCCGAACCAGGTGTACGAGCTGGTCGTCGGCGGGACCATGGCCAGCATCGTGGTGCCGCTGCTGACCCGGGCGACGATCAACGAGGCCGACGGCGGGGTGCTGTACACGCAGCGGCTGCTGTCGCTGATCGTCTACGTGCTGAGCGTGATGACAGTGGTCGCGATCGTGGCGGCGCCGCTGCTGATCGACCTGTACGCGCCCGGCTTCACCGCGGAACAGCGGGATCTGGCGATCGTTTTCAGTCGCTACTTCTTTCCGCAGATCCTGTTCTACGGGATCAGCGCGACCGCCGCGGCGGTGCTGCAGATCCGCGGGCTGTTCGGAGCCCCGGCGTGGGCGCCGCTGGTGAACAGCGTGATCGTGATCGCAGTCGGTCTCACCTACGCGGCGGTCGGCGGCAGCACCAGCACCACGCTCGGCGACGGCCATCTGCTGCTGCTCTCGCTGGGCACCACAGCCGGGGTGTTCGCGCAGATGACCCTGGTCGTGTGGTCGCTGCGCCGGTCCGGGTTCCCGATCCGGCTGCACCTGGATCCGCGGGGCATCGGGATCCGGCAGATCGGCAAGCTCGGACTGTGGGTGCTGCTGGCGGTCGTCACCCAGCAGATCCTGGTGGCGGCGGCGACCCGGGCGGCGTCCTGGAGCGGGTTCGGTGGCATCACCGCGTTCCAGTACGCGAACGCGATCTTCCAGGTGCCGTTCGCGGTCGTCGCCGTCTCGATCATGACGGCGATGCTGCCCCGGCTGAGTCAGTACGCGGCCCGGGACGAGCACAACCGGGTGGTCACCGGACTGTCCCGGGCGGTGCGGACCGCGCTCGTCGTGATGGCCCCGATCGCGGCGGCGTTCATGCTGCTCGGCCCGCAGATCGCGATCGTTCTCTTCGACCACGGCAACAGCGATCCGGCGACGGTACGGGTCCTCGGGCTGGTGCTGGCCGCCTACGGTCTGACACTGGTCCCGTTCACCAGCTACATGATCCTGCAGCGGGGCCTCTACGCACTGCAGGACACCCGGACGGCCGCGGTGATCACGGCCGTCGTCGCCGCCGTCGGAGTACTGGGCTGCGCCATCGCCGGATGGCTGCTGCCGGCCGGGGACATCGTGATCGGTATCCCGGTCGCGTACGCCGCCGCCTACCTCACCGGACTGAACCTGACCGCGATCGTGCTCCGCCGCCGGTTGGGCTACATTGACGGGAAGCGGCTCATCCGTACCCACGCCAGGGTCTTTGCCGCCGTTGTCGTCGCCGTGGCCTGCGCCGGGCTGGCGTTCTGGGGGTTGCGGCCGGTGGTGGACGCGTCGGCGTGGACCGGCGCGCTGATCACCGGCCTGGTCGCGGCGCTGGCCGGCGGCCTCGGCTACCTGGCCGCCGGACGGCTGCTGCGCCTGGCCGAACTGCGCCACCTGCTGAACGCGGCCCTGCCCGGCATCCGCACCTGGTGA
- the pepN gene encoding aminopeptidase N, producing the protein MSLTLDEARARAAMLSDVSYDLALDVTGRDDFRSRVVVRFHTEGGDTFLELYRAESLQVTLDGSPVTPVYDGRRIVLDDLKPGVHEVVVDARLQYVTDGEGLHSFVDPVDGERYVGGYLGLDITQRLFACFDQLDLKGPITLTVTADPAWTVLSNGRLTAAGGGRFGFAATPPIPCDQFVVVAGPYHSVRWEYRGLPMGWHTRRSLAAALDRDVAELRRVTEVCFDHYGEIFTEPFPFDSYDQVFVPDLNWGAMECPGCVTFNESMLPRDRVTDDDRRYRAMVIAHEMSHMWFADLVSPVWWEDAWLNESFADYMGYEVAETVAGYPGTRVSFEAAHKPGAYLADRRRSTHPVAPATEDVPDVATGMTIFDAISYGKGNAVLRQLVTWLGETDFLAGVNAHLSRHRFANATLEDLLSALDAASPRDVRGWAQVWLRQTGHDTIRVTRHGDVPVLTRTGVRPHRFTVTAYSPSLEPAGSQLVDLADEPVELPQWAGLVVVPNAHGDTFARVELDPFSHDTLARELSALADPLVRAVLWDVLLDGATPAAHLLLLALQLPREPSPTLVSAALDRTLNHLVRRVLPPAETTAALEVIAAACTAEDEPDEQRAVVLARGLARTTSDQGLLRRWLDADATDQGLALDPELRWAVVHRLAELGGLAAPQIEAERLRDGTDAGDLGTATALAARPTAEAKAAAWAAMTEVPDVSVRRFRALAAGLWSPGQRDLVTPYIAAYVAVAPALARRGSAFAAALGRAFPALALTAGELALVRAALHDDVPVVLKRYWEDELDDRLPWGP; encoded by the coding sequence ATGTCGCTGACCTTGGACGAGGCCCGTGCCCGGGCTGCCATGCTCTCGGACGTCTCCTACGACCTCGCGCTCGACGTCACCGGCCGCGACGACTTCCGGAGCCGGGTCGTGGTGCGGTTCCACACCGAGGGCGGCGACACGTTCCTGGAGCTGTACCGGGCCGAGTCTCTGCAGGTCACGCTCGACGGATCGCCCGTCACGCCGGTGTACGACGGCCGCCGGATCGTGCTCGACGACCTGAAACCGGGCGTGCACGAGGTGGTCGTGGACGCGCGGCTGCAGTACGTCACCGACGGTGAGGGGCTGCACTCCTTCGTCGACCCGGTCGACGGGGAACGTTACGTCGGTGGATATCTCGGCCTGGACATCACCCAGCGTCTGTTCGCCTGCTTCGACCAGCTCGACCTCAAGGGGCCGATCACGCTGACCGTGACCGCGGACCCGGCGTGGACGGTGTTGTCGAACGGGCGGCTCACCGCGGCGGGTGGGGGACGGTTCGGGTTCGCCGCCACCCCGCCGATCCCCTGCGACCAGTTCGTCGTCGTGGCGGGTCCGTACCACTCGGTGCGATGGGAGTACCGCGGCCTGCCGATGGGCTGGCACACCCGGCGTTCGCTGGCCGCCGCCCTGGACCGTGACGTCGCCGAACTGCGGCGCGTGACCGAGGTCTGCTTCGACCACTACGGCGAGATCTTCACCGAGCCGTTCCCGTTCGACTCCTACGACCAGGTCTTCGTTCCCGACCTCAACTGGGGCGCGATGGAGTGCCCGGGCTGCGTCACCTTCAACGAGTCCATGTTGCCGCGCGATCGGGTCACCGACGACGACCGGCGGTATCGCGCGATGGTGATCGCGCACGAGATGTCGCACATGTGGTTCGCCGACCTGGTGTCGCCGGTGTGGTGGGAGGACGCGTGGCTCAACGAGTCCTTCGCCGACTACATGGGTTACGAAGTGGCCGAGACGGTCGCCGGTTACCCCGGTACCCGCGTGTCGTTCGAGGCGGCTCACAAACCCGGCGCCTACCTCGCCGACCGGCGCCGGTCCACGCATCCGGTCGCCCCGGCCACCGAGGACGTGCCCGACGTCGCCACCGGCATGACGATCTTCGACGCCATCTCCTACGGCAAGGGGAACGCCGTCCTGCGGCAACTGGTGACCTGGCTGGGCGAGACCGACTTCCTGGCCGGGGTGAACGCGCACCTCAGCCGGCACCGGTTCGCCAACGCCACCCTCGAGGACCTGCTGTCGGCACTCGACGCGGCCTCCCCGCGTGACGTGCGCGGCTGGGCTCAGGTGTGGCTGCGGCAGACGGGACACGACACGATCAGGGTCACCCGCCACGGTGACGTGCCGGTGCTGACCCGGACCGGGGTGCGGCCACACCGGTTCACCGTCACCGCCTACTCCCCGTCGCTGGAACCGGCCGGCTCCCAGCTGGTCGACCTCGCGGACGAGCCCGTCGAACTACCGCAGTGGGCCGGGCTGGTCGTCGTACCCAACGCGCACGGCGATACCTTCGCCCGCGTCGAACTCGACCCGTTCTCCCACGACACCCTCGCGCGCGAGCTGAGCGCACTGGCCGACCCGTTGGTACGGGCGGTGCTGTGGGACGTGCTGCTCGACGGGGCGACGCCGGCCGCCCACCTGCTACTGCTGGCGCTGCAACTACCGCGCGAGCCCTCGCCCACGCTGGTGTCCGCCGCCCTCGACCGGACTTTGAACCACCTCGTACGCCGCGTGCTGCCGCCCGCGGAGACAACCGCCGCGCTGGAGGTGATCGCCGCGGCGTGTACGGCCGAGGACGAGCCGGACGAGCAGCGTGCGGTCGTGCTGGCCCGTGGACTCGCCCGGACCACGAGCGACCAGGGGCTGCTGCGGCGGTGGCTGGACGCCGACGCCACCGACCAGGGGCTGGCACTCGACCCGGAACTCCGCTGGGCCGTCGTACACCGGCTGGCCGAACTCGGCGGCCTCGCCGCACCGCAGATCGAAGCCGAACGGCTGCGCGACGGTACCGACGCGGGTGACCTCGGTACCGCCACCGCGCTGGCCGCCCGCCCCACCGCGGAGGCGAAAGCGGCGGCCTGGGCGGCGATGACCGAGGTCCCGGACGTCTCGGTACGCCGCTTCCGGGCCCTCGCCGCCGGGCTGTGGTCGCCGGGTCAGCGGGACCTGGTCACGCCGTACATCGCCGCCTACGTCGCGGTCGCGCCGGCGTTGGCCCGGCGCGGTTCGGCGTTCGCCGCCGCGCTCGGCCGGGCGTTCCCCGCCCTGGCGCTGACCGCCGGCGAGCTGGCGCTCGTCCGGGCGGCGCTGCACGACGACGTGCCTGTCGTGCTGAAGCGGTACTGGGAGGACGAGCTCGACGACCGCCTGCCGTGGGGCCCCTGA
- a CDS encoding NAD(P)-binding domain-containing protein, with product MRTATVVVVGGGQSGLSAGYHLRRRGFGSALQNPSGGRTFVVLDAAAGAGGAWRDRWESLRMATVNGIFDLPGFPKPPIDPGEPSRTAVPRYFASFEAQADLPIVRPVRVGSVRPGPDGGLIVETDRGPWAAEAIINATGTWDNPVRPWYPGVETFTGTQLHTREYVSADRFAGRRVAVVGGGISAVQLIEEISRVAKTFWYTRREPVFRDAFEPEVAGRDTITKVTADVEAGRPTGSVVSYTGLIWTPYALAARQRGALDRRPVFTAIEPYGVREADGSFTSVDAILWATGFKAALSHLDPLHLRNDQGGIRLIGTRAAADPRVHLIGFGPSQSTVGANRAGREAVNALVKHLDQSMLMK from the coding sequence ATGAGGACGGCGACGGTGGTGGTCGTGGGTGGCGGGCAGTCGGGACTCTCGGCCGGCTACCACCTGCGGCGGCGTGGGTTCGGCAGTGCGCTTCAAAACCCTTCCGGCGGGCGTACGTTCGTCGTGCTCGACGCCGCGGCCGGAGCCGGTGGGGCGTGGCGTGACCGGTGGGAGTCGCTGCGGATGGCGACCGTGAACGGCATCTTCGACCTGCCGGGTTTCCCGAAACCACCGATCGATCCGGGCGAACCGAGCCGGACCGCCGTACCCCGCTATTTCGCCTCGTTCGAGGCGCAGGCCGATCTGCCGATCGTGCGGCCGGTGCGGGTCGGCTCGGTGCGGCCGGGACCGGACGGTGGGCTGATCGTGGAGACCGACCGGGGTCCGTGGGCCGCCGAGGCGATCATCAACGCCACCGGGACCTGGGACAACCCGGTCCGGCCCTGGTACCCGGGGGTGGAGACGTTCACCGGGACGCAACTGCACACCCGGGAGTACGTGTCGGCCGACCGGTTCGCCGGCCGGCGGGTGGCCGTCGTCGGCGGTGGGATCTCCGCGGTCCAGTTGATCGAGGAGATCTCACGGGTGGCGAAGACGTTCTGGTACACCAGGCGTGAGCCGGTCTTCCGGGACGCCTTCGAACCGGAAGTGGCCGGCCGGGACACCATCACGAAGGTGACCGCGGACGTCGAAGCCGGTCGCCCGACCGGCAGTGTGGTCTCCTACACCGGGCTGATCTGGACGCCGTACGCGCTGGCCGCCCGGCAGCGCGGCGCCCTGGACCGCCGGCCGGTGTTCACCGCGATCGAGCCGTACGGGGTGCGGGAGGCGGACGGTTCGTTCACCTCGGTCGACGCCATCCTGTGGGCGACCGGTTTCAAGGCGGCCCTGTCCCACCTGGACCCGCTGCACCTGCGTAACGACCAGGGCGGCATCCGCCTGATCGGCACCCGGGCCGCCGCCGACCCTCGCGTGCACCTGATCGGTTTCGGTCCGTCTCAGTCGACGGTGGGCGCCAACCGGGCCGGTCGCGAGGCCGTCAACGCACTGGTCAAGCACCTCGACCAATCGATGCTGATGAAATAG